The following are encoded together in the Actinoplanes sp. N902-109 genome:
- a CDS encoding lytic polysaccharide monooxygenase: MSRKLRVRLVVSAVVGIAGAALLAVISPTGPAEAHGNVIGPASRNYGCYQRWGSKFQDPAMATEDPMCWQAWQADPNAMWNWNGLFREGVAGNHQAAIPDGTLCSAGHTQSGRYNAMDTVGDWKATSVGNSFSVRLFDQASHGADYIRVYVTKPSFNPVTTAPKWSDLELVSQIGNTPAAQWQQATGGVQIDVPVALSGRTGRALVYTIWQASHLDQSYYFCSDIAFGGTGTTPPTTTPPTTTPPTTPPTTTPPAGTAACSATYAVTSQWQGGYQADVTVTAGSAAIKSWQVTLGYGSTQSVTQSWNSTVTASGSTLTAKNASYNGALAGSGRTTFGFIANGTAGTPTVTCSATT, translated from the coding sequence ATGTCCCGCAAACTTCGCGTCAGACTCGTGGTCAGCGCGGTGGTCGGCATCGCCGGCGCCGCTCTGCTCGCCGTCATCTCCCCCACCGGGCCCGCCGAGGCACACGGCAACGTGATCGGCCCGGCATCGCGCAACTACGGCTGCTACCAACGCTGGGGCAGCAAGTTCCAGGATCCCGCCATGGCCACCGAGGATCCCATGTGCTGGCAGGCCTGGCAGGCCGACCCGAACGCCATGTGGAACTGGAACGGCCTGTTCCGCGAGGGCGTCGCCGGCAACCACCAGGCCGCCATCCCGGACGGCACGCTGTGCAGCGCCGGGCACACCCAGAGCGGCCGGTACAACGCCATGGACACCGTCGGCGACTGGAAGGCCACCTCGGTCGGCAACTCCTTCAGCGTGCGGCTGTTCGACCAGGCCAGCCATGGCGCCGACTACATCCGGGTGTACGTCACCAAGCCCAGCTTCAACCCGGTGACGACCGCGCCCAAGTGGTCCGACCTGGAACTCGTCAGTCAGATCGGCAACACGCCGGCCGCGCAGTGGCAGCAGGCCACCGGCGGCGTGCAGATCGACGTGCCGGTGGCACTGTCCGGGCGCACCGGCCGGGCCCTGGTCTACACGATCTGGCAGGCCAGCCACCTGGACCAGTCGTACTACTTCTGCAGCGATATCGCGTTCGGCGGGACCGGCACCACGCCACCCACCACCACGCCACCGACCACGACGCCACCGACCACCCCGCCCACCACGACCCCGCCCGCCGGCACCGCAGCGTGCTCGGCCACGTACGCGGTGACCTCGCAGTGGCAGGGCGGCTACCAGGCCGACGTCACGGTGACGGCGGGCTCGGCGGCGATCAAGTCGTGGCAGGTGACGCTGGGCTACGGCAGCACGCAGTCGGTCACGCAGTCGTGGAACTCCACCGTCACGGCATCGGGCAGCACGCTGACCGCGAAGAACGCCTCGTACAACGGGGCCCTGGCCGGGTCGGGCCGCACGACATTCGGGTTCATCGCGAACGGAACGGCCGGCACGCCCACGGTTACCTGCTCGGCGACAACCTGA